A window of the Camelus ferus isolate YT-003-E chromosome 22, BCGSAC_Cfer_1.0, whole genome shotgun sequence genome harbors these coding sequences:
- the GPRIN1 gene encoding G protein-regulated inducer of neurite outgrowth 1 codes for MRDCCPSQQKASPATPRHTPAQSPGMDSRHSNSSGAGEVASCSEGPGGSVAYPSLTCIPPQEAATKETLGTRGALISGTPETTFSGKPEPVSSVKTDPSSLENRNPMFLEKMDSKSSKQADSISTGKEDVGSLRKADPMFTGKTEPPILGKGDPVASGRMDPLTPRKEDPGSLEKSDPESSSKMETMSPWKEDPVSSGKVDPAFPGKEEARHLEKELTVSSEEVVGPPSVGKTDLVSLGKRDPELSGKVDPVSLENMDSASVGKTDLGSLGMLTPGSSGKIKTVSPGTVALGSSGRADPTCFEATDPAFTGNAEIVSSAKEDPQFLGKVDPAASGKQDLVSMKMTKTMSAGQVDPVFSGKMDPTSLENMDTMSSGKVGPVSLGKVDPVSSGKPDPLSPGKTELMLVGKTETASSGKENPVSSRKVDPISVGDTKTSSGKVNPESSGKTAPVSSGPVGPPSSVKAEAVTGEKADPLSLEKSDPVVSVKVGSTASEKADTPALGKVDPVSKEKAEIVSAGDMDSTSAGKVAPAALGKAVPASMGEAEAVPEGKVDPLPPEKGNPVNSTKVDPRALGKAELKSEGKAETKPPAQEGTVSTSPGKAEAKSLQNEKPLTLEKGGPVSSGKASPTASEKVEPVALGKTDSAPPIKAEPPSSGKGTHLTLGKAEASSSRQADGKLCGSVPSPAGGGGHVEPAPLPSSEASSLGQKDPTVVKPERSPGLEAAAPPPGPRTRDNFTKAPSWEASAPPPPPPPPPREDAGTQAGAQACVSVAVSPMSPQDGAGGPAFSFQGAPRAPSPAPVPPSRRDAGLQVSLGAAETRSVATGPMTPQAAAPPAFPEVRVRPGSALAAAVAPPEASEPVRDVSWDEKGMTWEVYGASMEVEVLGMAIQKHLERQIEEHGRQGAPAPPPAARPGSGPGRAGSVRAAPPEGGAKRPPGLFRALLQSVRRPRCCSRAGPTAE; via the coding sequence ATGAGGGACTGCTGCCCCTCCCAGCAAAAGGCCAGCCCTGCAACCCCCAGGCACACCCCTGCCCAAAGCCCAGGCATGGACTCCAGACACAGCAACtccagtggggctggggaagtGGCCTCCTGCTCTGAGGGCCCTGGCGGGAGCGTGGCCTACCCCTCCCTGACCTGCATCCCTCCCCAGGAGGCAGCCACCAAGGAGACATTAGGGACACGTGGAGCCTTGATCTCAGGGACACCAGAAACCACCTTCTCTGGGAAGCCAGAGCCTGTGTCCTCAGTGAAAACTGACCCTTCATCCTTGGAGAACAGAAATCCTATGTTCTTAGAGAAGATGGACAGCAAGTCTTCAAAGCAGGCAGATTCCATTTCCACAGGAAAGGAAGATGTTGGGTCCTTGAGGAAGGCAGATCCTATGTTTACAGGAAAGACAGAGCCTCCAATCTTGGGGAAAGGGGATCCTGTGGCTTCTGGAAGGATGGATCCTTTGACCCCAAGAAAGGAAGATCCTGGATCCTTGGAAAAGTCAGATCCTGAGAGCTCTAGCAAGATGGAGACAATGTCCCCATGGAAGGAGGATCCTGTATCCTCGGGCAAAGTGGATCCTGCATTCCCAGGAAAGGAGGAGGCCAGGCATTTGGAGAAAGAGCTTACAGTATCCTCAGAAGAGGTGGTGGGTCCTCCATCTGTGGGAAAGACAGATCTTGTATCCTTGGGAAAGAGAGATCCTGAGCTCTCGGGAAAGGTGGATCCCGTGTCCTTGGAAAACATGGATTCTGCATCTGTAGGAAAAACAGATCTCGGGTCCCTGGGAATGCTGACTCCAGGGTCATCAGGCAAAATTAAGACTGTATCCCCTGGAACGGTGGCTCTGGGGTCGTCAGGAAGAGCAGATCCTACTTGCTTTGAGGCAACAGATCCTGCATTCACAGGAAATGCAGAAATTGTGTCCTCGGCAAAAGAGGACCCTCAGTTCCTGGGAAAGGTGGATCCTGCCGCCTCAGGAAAGCAAGATCTAGTGTCtatgaaaatgacaaaaactaTGTCTGCTGGACAGGTGGATCCCGTGTTTTCGGGAAAGATGGATCCcacatctttggaaaatatggaTACTATGTCTTCAGGCAAGGTGGGTCCAGTTTCTTTGGGAAAGGTGGATCCTGTGTCCTCAGGAAAGCCAGACCCCTTGTCTCCTGGGAAGACAGAACTGATGTTGGTGGGAAAAACAGAAACCGCATCCTCGGGAAAGGAGAACCCAGTGTCCTCCAGGAAGGTGGATCCCATTTCCGTGGGAGATACAAAAACATCATCTGGAAAAGTGAACCCTGAATCTTCAGGAAAGACAGCCCCTGTGTCCTCAGGTCCAGTGGGTCCTCCATCCTCTGTGAAAGCCGAGGCAGTGACTGGGGAAAAAGCAGATCCACTATCTTTGGAAAAGTCAGATCCTGTGGTCTCAGTAAAGGTGGGCTCCACAGCCTCAGAGAAGGCTGATACCCCAGCCTTGGGCAAAGTGGACCCTGTGAgcaaggaaaaggcagaaattgtTTCCGCTGGAGACATGGACTCCACATCTGCAGGAAAGGTGGCCCCCGCGGCCCTAGGAAAAGCAGTCCCAGCATCCATGGGAGAAGCAGAAGCTGTCCCAGAGGGAAAGGTGGATCCCCTGCCTCCGGAGAAAGGCAATCCTGTGAACTCTACGAAGGTGGATCCCAGGGCCTTGGGGAAAGCAGAACTGAAGTCTGAGGGCAAAGCAGAAACAAAGCCCCCTGCGCAGGAGGGTACTGTGTCCACGTCCCCAGGAAAAGCAGAGGCTAAATCTTTGCAGAACGAGAAGCCACTGACCTTGGAGAAGGGGGGTCCCGTATCGTCAGGAAAAGCAAGCCCTACTGCCTCTGAGAAGGTGGAGCCTGTAGCCCTAGGGAAGACCGACTCTGCACCTCCGATTAAAGCAGAGCCCCCATCCTCGGGGAAAGGGACCCACCTCACTCTGGGGAAAGCGgaggcctcctcctccaggcaggcagATGGCAAACTCTGCGGCTCAGTTCCATCTCCCGCGGGTGGCGGGGGCCACGTGGAGCCAGCGCCACTGCCCAGCTCCGAGGCCTCCAGTCTCGGCCAGAAGGACCCGACGGTGGTTAAGCCCGAGAGAAGCCCGGGTCTGGAGGCTGCAGCGCCCCCGCCGGGACCGCGAACTCGCGACAACTTCACTAAGGCGCCGTCGTGGGAGGCGagcgccccgccgccgccgccgccgccgccgccgcgcgagGACGCGGGCACGCAGGCGGGCGCGCAGGCCTGCGTCTCGGTGGCCGTGAGCCCCATGTCTCCGCAGGACGGCGCGGGCGGCCCGGCCTTCAGCTTCCAGGGGGCGCCGCGCGCGCCCAGCCCCGCGCCCGTGCCGCCCTCGCGCCGGGACGCCGGCCTGCAGGTGTCGCTGGGCGCCGCCGAGACGCGCTCCGTGGCCACCGGGCCCATGACGCCGCAAGCCGCCGCGCCGCCCGCTTTCCCCGAAGTGCGGGTTCGGCCCGGCTCCGCGCTGGCGGCCGCCGTGGCGCCCCCGGAAGCGTCCGAGCCCGTGCGCGACGTGAGCTGGGACGAAAAGGGCATGACGTGGGAGGTGTACGGCGCCTCCATGGAGGTGGAGGTGCTGGGCATGGCCATCCAGAAGCATCTGGAACGACAGATCGAGGAGCACGGCCGCCAAGGGGCGCCAGCACCACCGCCTGCCGCCCGCCCGGGCTCGGGCCCGGGCCGAGCGGGCTCCGTGCGCGCCGCGCCCCCCGAGGGCGGCGCCAAGCGCCCGCCGGGCCTCTTCCGCGCGCTGCTGCAGAGTGTGCGCCGGCCGCGGTGCTGCTCGCGGGCCGGACCCACGGCCGAGTGA